The Peribacillus simplex genome contains the following window.
CCCGATGTGATTATCGGTGCTTCCTTCCTGATTCTATTCACAATGGCTGGGATCAAGCTTGGATTCTACTCAGTACTGTTGTCGCATATCGCCTTCAGCATCCCGATCGTTGTGCTGCTGGTCCTTCCGAAACTTCAGGAAATGAGCCCTACCTTAATTGATGCGGCCCGGGATTTAGGGGCAAGCCGTTGGGATGTATTGACGAAGGTCATCCTACCATACATCTTACCAGGTATCTTTGCTGGTTTTTTTATGGCTTTGACTTATTCACTTGATGATTTTGCGGTTACGTTCTTTGTGACCGGTAATGGCTTCTCCACTCTATCAGTGGAAATCTATTCATTGGCCCGCCGTGGTATTTCATTGAATATCAATGCACTATCGACACTGCTGTTCGCCTTGACACTATTGTTGGTTGTCGT
Protein-coding sequences here:
- a CDS encoding ABC transporter permease — protein: MGNKLSPISKAFLVLIFLILYAPIFFLVFYSFNSGGTMYDFKGFTMEWYKELFQDTRLLIIVLNTLVIALLSALIATIIGVIGAIGIRSFTSSKARNTVLSLNNVLIVSPDVIIGASFLILFTMAGIKLGFYSVLLSHIAFSIPIVVLLVLPKLQEMSPTLIDAARDLGASRWDVLTKVILPYILPGIFAGFFMALTYSLDDFAVTFFVTGNGFSTLSVEIYSLARRGISLNINALSTLLFALTLLLVVVYYFITQRVRQTGMGGKR